In one window of Desulfonatronospira thiodismutans ASO3-1 DNA:
- a CDS encoding AbrB/MazE/SpoVT family DNA-binding domain-containing protein, translating to MKINARGQIKIPKNIMQSLNIGPGDYIEIDLESGKAIMKPRKLIDPSQSWYWTPDWQVTEVKVDEEVDNNQVSQTFYSAEEGLKWLEE from the coding sequence ATGAAAATCAATGCCCGGGGACAGATCAAGATTCCCAAGAATATAATGCAATCCCTTAACATCGGTCCCGGGGACTACATAGAAATCGATTTGGAGTCTGGCAAGGCAATCATGAAGCCCCGGAAATTGATTGATCCTTCCCAGTCCTGGTACTGGACCCCGGATTGGCAGGTCACAGAAGTCAAAGTAGATGAGGAGGTCGATAACAATCAGGTATCGCAGACCTTCTATAGTGCAGAAGAGGGTTTGAAGTGGCTCGAAGAGTAA
- the istB gene encoding IS21-like element helper ATPase IstB has product MTNKHQSEVHRLEENLQLLKLTCIKEQYRPAADKAARQNWDHLGYLARLVQAEADARHDRSIQRRIRMARFPGIKTMENFDWTWPTKINRPAIQNLFRLGFMKDKANIIILGGVGLGKSHIATALGYSACLEKHSVLFATTIDVINTLSAAQAAHKLKIELKKYVSPELLILDELGYLPIDKQGADLLFQVISQRYEQKSTILTTNRAFKKWPEVFNNDSTLTSAMLDRLLHHAETILIEGKSYRMKDQVQEQ; this is encoded by the coding sequence ATGACCAACAAACACCAAAGTGAGGTGCACAGGCTGGAAGAAAATCTCCAGCTGCTCAAGCTAACCTGTATAAAAGAGCAGTACAGGCCGGCGGCTGACAAGGCTGCCAGGCAGAACTGGGATCATCTGGGCTATCTGGCCAGGCTGGTCCAGGCAGAAGCAGATGCCAGGCATGATCGCTCCATCCAACGCCGTATCAGGATGGCCCGTTTCCCAGGCATAAAAACCATGGAGAACTTCGACTGGACATGGCCGACCAAGATCAACCGCCCGGCCATCCAAAACCTCTTTCGCCTTGGATTTATGAAGGACAAGGCCAACATAATAATCCTCGGAGGAGTAGGCCTGGGCAAATCACACATAGCCACAGCCCTGGGTTACAGTGCATGCCTGGAAAAGCATTCTGTGCTGTTTGCCACCACCATAGATGTCATAAACACCCTCTCGGCCGCACAGGCTGCACACAAGCTCAAAATAGAGCTCAAGAAATATGTAAGTCCTGAACTGCTCATTCTGGATGAGCTTGGCTACCTGCCCATAGACAAGCAAGGTGCAGACCTGCTCTTCCAGGTCATAAGCCAGCGCTACGAACAAAAATCAACCATCCTGACCACCAACAGAGCCTTCAAGAAATGGCCCGAGGTGTTCAACAACGACAGCACCCTGACCTCAGCCATGTTGGACAGACTTCTGCACCATGCCGAAACTATCCTCATTGAAGGCAAAAGCTATCGGATGAAAGACCAGGTTCAGGAACAATAG
- a CDS encoding Mu transposase domain-containing protein codes for MAKTGSNPKYLDFARHWGFEISACGVRKPHEKGRVENAIGYVKKNLLAGLELPDYRAINHYARHWCRATANVRIHAQTGKKPVDMLEEEREHLLPLPVNTYDIGVLTQVRASSQFRITLESNRYSVPARYAGKRLTLKTYPDRLCIYDGNNLVARHVRSFDKKRDIEDPDHVQELIAQRRAARDQQLFSRFLALSPRAKDYFFELEKKHLNIKHHVQKIVALSEIYGSEAVSRAMDDAFTYSAFSCEYVANILEQRARTMPAPGALHLTRREDLLDIEVKDPDLSIYDKPKEKNP; via the coding sequence TTGGCCAAAACCGGTTCTAACCCCAAATATCTTGACTTTGCAAGGCACTGGGGTTTTGAGATCAGTGCCTGCGGAGTCAGAAAGCCCCATGAAAAAGGCCGGGTGGAGAATGCCATAGGTTATGTCAAAAAGAACTTGCTGGCCGGCCTTGAACTGCCGGATTACCGGGCCATCAACCATTACGCCCGCCACTGGTGCAGGGCAACAGCCAATGTGCGTATCCATGCCCAGACCGGCAAGAAGCCGGTGGACATGCTTGAAGAAGAAAGAGAGCACCTTTTGCCCCTGCCTGTTAACACCTATGATATCGGAGTCTTAACCCAGGTCCGGGCCTCGTCGCAGTTCCGGATCACCCTGGAGTCCAACCGCTATTCCGTGCCAGCCAGGTACGCAGGCAAACGCCTGACCTTGAAGACTTATCCTGATCGCTTATGCATCTATGACGGCAACAATCTTGTGGCCAGGCATGTCCGCAGCTTTGATAAAAAAAGGGACATTGAAGACCCCGATCATGTCCAGGAGCTTATTGCCCAGCGCCGGGCAGCCAGGGATCAGCAATTGTTTTCCCGGTTCCTGGCTTTGTCCCCAAGAGCAAAGGATTACTTTTTTGAGTTGGAGAAAAAGCACTTGAACATCAAACACCATGTCCAGAAGATTGTAGCCTTAAGCGAAATCTATGGCTCTGAAGCCGTGTCCAGGGCCATGGACGACGCATTCACCTACAGTGCCTTCTCCTGTGAGTATGTAGCCAACATCCTGGAGCAAAGAGCCAGGACCATGCCCGCACCAGGAGCCCTGCATCTGACCAGGCGAGAGGATCTGCTGGATATTGAAGTCAAAGACCCTGATCTAAGTATTTACGACAAACCCAAGGAGAAAAACCCATGA
- a CDS encoding PIN domain-containing protein, whose product MKLYLDLCLFYRSFDDQSNERIKLETNILIILLGYVSTGKAHLVNSFALEFENSKNPKLENKIKVSSLLSYATDYIEYDEKIVTRSITLEKNGIMSMDALHIACAEYANVDYFITCDDKLIKQLKKTMNLKIACYDSIDFIYREIFKL is encoded by the coding sequence ATGAAATTATATCTTGATTTATGCTTATTTTATAGATCATTTGACGATCAAAGTAATGAAAGGATTAAACTTGAAACTAACATTTTAATCATTTTGTTGGGCTATGTCTCAACTGGTAAAGCTCACCTGGTAAATTCATTTGCTTTGGAATTTGAAAACAGCAAAAACCCGAAATTGGAAAATAAGATCAAGGTATCCAGTTTATTAAGCTATGCTACGGATTACATAGAATATGATGAAAAAATTGTGACCAGATCCATAACGCTTGAAAAAAATGGAATTATGAGCATGGATGCCCTGCATATTGCATGCGCTGAATATGCCAATGTCGATTATTTTATTACTTGTGATGACAAATTGATCAAGCAGCTAAAAAAGACAATGAATTTAAAAATAGCTTGCTATGATTCCATTGATTTTATTTATAGGGAGATTTTTAAGTTATGA
- a CDS encoding YgiT-type zinc finger protein yields the protein MKCHVCGGRMDSIRSDLPFKLDQHKIIVVKDMPVEQCQSCYEFLIQDPVMEYLDCLLDSVDSGIELEVRRFAA from the coding sequence ATGAAATGCCATGTATGCGGTGGTCGCATGGATAGTATCCGTAGCGACCTGCCCTTTAAGCTGGACCAGCACAAAATTATTGTTGTGAAAGATATGCCGGTTGAGCAATGCCAATCTTGCTACGAATTTTTGATTCAAGATCCGGTAATGGAATATCTTGATTGTCTCCTGGACTCCGTTGATTCAGGAATTGAACTCGAAGTAAGGCGTTTCGCAGCATAG
- a CDS encoding nucleotidyltransferase family protein → MVYTESFSNVRDFFLLIRRKKDLARRAASEAKLKEEKLQGLSSVFRKHGVSCAYVFGSVHTGSCRRDSDIDLYVEAVTPDDFWKLWRDLETRTGENIDLYCDRDDPVFTRKIKQRGKLIYESGNSPAES, encoded by the coding sequence ATGGTCTACACTGAAAGTTTTTCCAATGTCCGCGATTTTTTCTTATTGATTCGCCGCAAAAAAGACCTGGCCCGGAGGGCCGCATCTGAGGCGAAACTCAAAGAAGAAAAACTCCAGGGTCTTAGTTCCGTCTTTCGAAAGCACGGAGTTTCGTGCGCTTATGTCTTTGGCTCGGTTCATACCGGGAGTTGCAGAAGGGATTCGGATATTGATCTGTACGTGGAGGCAGTAACCCCTGATGATTTCTGGAAACTGTGGAGAGACCTGGAGACCCGGACAGGCGAAAACATTGACCTTTACTGTGACCGGGATGACCCCGTGTTTACCCGGAAGATCAAACAAAGAGGAAAGCTGATCTATGAAAGCGGCAACAGCCCTGCTGAAAGCTGA
- the istA gene encoding IS21 family transposase, with product MIDYELYARIKHYHEQKGLTPAQIAKELQLDPRTVGKWLEAKQFHQRKSVTRPSKLDPFKDTIVRMLEEHPYTAVQVLRSIKEQGYTGGSSILKEYISKVRPKRSRAFLSLAFAPGECAQVDWGNHGSIQVGDSRRNLSFFVMVLCYSRMMYLEFTVSQSMEHFLACHQNAFDAFGAVPRKIMVDNLKCAVLKHPLWPKPVLTPNILTLQGTGVLRSVPAESESPMKKAGWRMP from the coding sequence ATGATTGATTATGAGCTTTATGCCAGAATAAAGCACTACCATGAACAAAAAGGACTTACCCCGGCCCAGATAGCAAAAGAACTGCAGCTGGATCCGCGTACAGTGGGCAAATGGCTCGAAGCAAAGCAGTTTCATCAAAGAAAGTCAGTAACAAGACCAAGCAAGCTTGATCCCTTCAAGGATACCATCGTCAGGATGCTGGAGGAGCACCCCTACACAGCCGTCCAGGTTTTGCGCAGCATCAAGGAGCAGGGCTATACAGGAGGCTCCTCCATTCTCAAGGAATACATAAGCAAAGTCAGGCCCAAAAGGTCCAGGGCCTTTTTAAGTCTGGCCTTTGCCCCAGGAGAGTGCGCCCAGGTTGACTGGGGAAATCACGGCTCCATCCAGGTGGGAGACAGCAGGCGCAATCTCAGCTTCTTTGTCATGGTCCTTTGCTACAGCAGGATGATGTATCTTGAGTTCACTGTCTCCCAAAGCATGGAGCACTTCCTGGCCTGTCATCAAAACGCCTTTGACGCATTCGGGGCGGTCCCCAGAAAAATCATGGTGGACAACCTGAAATGTGCAGTGCTCAAGCACCCCCTTTGGCCAAAACCGGTTCTAACCCCAAATATCTTGACTTTGCAAGGCACTGGGGTTTTGAGATCAGTGCCTGCGGAGTCAGAAAGCCCCATGAAAAAGGCCGGGTGGAGAATGCCATAG
- a CDS encoding DUF433 domain-containing protein: MKKFDRITIDPELMNGQPCIRNMRLTVRRVVEAAALYPDWQDVLKEYPELETEDIRQALEFAASTLDDRAIRLEVA, translated from the coding sequence ATGAAAAAATTCGACAGAATTACAATAGACCCGGAACTTATGAACGGCCAGCCCTGCATCAGGAACATGCGCCTTACTGTCCGCAGGGTGGTGGAGGCGGCGGCACTTTACCCTGACTGGCAGGATGTCCTGAAAGAATACCCTGAGTTGGAGACAGAAGACATAAGGCAGGCACTTGAATTTGCAGCAAGCACCCTGGACGACAGGGCAATTCGTTTGGAGGTTGCTTGA